The Streptomyces sp. NBC_00344 genome includes a window with the following:
- a CDS encoding serine hydrolase gives MVRAIEAQQPLWPPGSAYEYHAHVFGFLIGEPIRRITGLDPGAYFRKVIGDARATGLIPAVRECPAGRCAARLPAAGGAAETGPQRRRRWDGRSSGPDGSTRGSTAGWRHRCRSRAPARCR, from the coding sequence GTGGTCCGCGCGATCGAGGCGCAGCAGCCACTGTGGCCGCCGGGAAGCGCGTACGAGTATCACGCCCATGTCTTCGGCTTCCTGATCGGGGAGCCGATCCGCCGGATCACCGGGCTGGACCCGGGCGCGTACTTCCGCAAGGTCATCGGCGACGCGCGTGCCACCGGGCTCATCCCGGCGGTGCGGGAGTGTCCGGCCGGCCGGTGCGCCGCTCGGCTCCCGGCCGCCGGCGGCGCCGCGGAAACAGGTCCTCAGCGGCGCCGTCGGTGGGACGGCCGGTCATCCGGCCCCGATGGTTCTACCCGAGGCTCCACTGCTGGTTGGCGCCACCGTTGCAGGTCCAGAGCTCCAGCGCGGTGCCGTTGA
- a CDS encoding transglycosylase SLT domain-containing protein: protein MPNTGKHRRPRTSSMARRLVAVGTGSAALAIPLVAATSASAAPAAAPAKHSPATYTVVAGDSLAKIARAHSISGGWKKLYHDNRQAIGDNPSLVHPGLKLTLGGKGTASQTSAKTTKSATTATPASAKTYSNDLDGWIKESLDVMAKHGIPGSYDGIHRNIMRESSGNPMAINNTDSNAAAGTPSKGLLQVIDPTFQAYHVAGTSMNSYDPVANITAACNYAAATYGSIDNVNGPY, encoded by the coding sequence ATGCCCAACACGGGTAAGCACCGTCGTCCCAGGACCAGCTCGATGGCCCGGCGTCTCGTCGCCGTAGGCACCGGAAGTGCCGCACTGGCCATCCCGCTGGTGGCAGCCACCTCCGCCAGCGCGGCACCTGCCGCCGCCCCCGCGAAGCACAGCCCGGCGACCTACACCGTTGTGGCGGGTGACTCGCTGGCGAAGATCGCGAGGGCGCACTCCATCAGCGGTGGCTGGAAGAAGCTGTACCACGACAACCGTCAGGCCATCGGCGACAACCCGTCGCTGGTCCACCCCGGCCTCAAGCTGACACTCGGCGGCAAGGGCACCGCTTCGCAGACGTCGGCCAAGACCACGAAGTCCGCCACGACCGCCACCCCGGCCTCCGCGAAGACGTACTCCAACGATCTGGACGGCTGGATCAAGGAGTCGCTGGACGTCATGGCCAAGCACGGTATCCCCGGCAGCTACGACGGCATCCACCGGAACATCATGCGCGAGTCGTCCGGCAACCCCATGGCGATCAACAACACGGACTCCAACGCCGCGGCTGGAACACCGTCCAAGGGGCTGCTGCAGGTCATCGACCCGACATTCCAGGCCTACCACGTGGCCGGCACCTCGATGAACAGCTACGACCCCGTCGCCAACATCACGGCCGCGTGCAACTACGCCGCCGCGACGTACGGCTCGATCGACAACGTGAACGGCCCCTACTGA
- a CDS encoding ribonuclease J → MSHPHPELKAAPPLPDGGLRIVALGGLGEIGRNMTVFEHAGKLLIVDCGVLFPEENQPGVDVILPDFTAIRDRLDDVVGIVLTHGHEDHIGGVPYLLRERADIPVVGSKLTLAFLEAKLKEHGIRPRTVRVREGDRRSFGPFDCEFVAVNHSIPDGLAVAIRTSAGMVLHTGDFKMDQFPLDERITDLRAFARLGEEGVDVFLTDSTNAEVPGFTTSESELNPAIEQVLRTAPRRVIVSSFASHVHRIQQVLDAAHLHGRKVAFVGRSMVRNMGIARDLGYLKVPSGLVVGLKELEKLPDHKIALVCTGSQGEPMAALSRMANRDHMIRIGKGDTVLLASSLIPGNENAIYRVINGLTRWGANVVHKGNAKVHVSGHASAGELVYCYNIVKPRHVMPVHGEWRHLRANGDLAIRTGVDPKRVVIAEDGVVVDLVNGRASITGKVPAGNVYVDGMTVGGATEASLKDRLTLAEEGVVTVVAIVNADTGALAEPPDFLARGFVHDSATFDPVIPVIEKTLATAAKEGVGDVHQLEQLISRAVASWAFRTHRRNPLIIPVIIDA, encoded by the coding sequence ATGAGCCATCCGCATCCAGAACTGAAAGCCGCCCCACCTCTGCCTGACGGAGGGCTGCGCATCGTCGCCCTCGGCGGCCTGGGTGAGATCGGCCGCAACATGACCGTCTTCGAGCACGCAGGGAAGCTGCTGATCGTCGACTGCGGGGTACTTTTCCCCGAGGAGAACCAGCCGGGGGTGGATGTCATCCTGCCGGATTTCACCGCCATCAGGGACCGGCTGGACGACGTCGTGGGCATCGTCCTCACCCATGGCCACGAGGACCACATCGGCGGTGTGCCGTATCTGCTGCGTGAACGTGCCGACATCCCCGTCGTCGGTTCGAAGCTGACGCTCGCCTTCCTCGAGGCCAAGCTCAAGGAGCACGGCATCAGGCCCCGGACGGTGCGCGTGCGTGAGGGCGACCGGCGGAGCTTCGGGCCCTTCGACTGCGAGTTCGTCGCGGTCAACCACTCCATCCCGGACGGTCTCGCGGTCGCCATCCGTACCAGCGCCGGAATGGTGCTGCACACCGGGGACTTCAAGATGGACCAGTTCCCGCTGGACGAGCGCATCACCGACCTGCGGGCCTTCGCCCGGCTCGGCGAAGAGGGCGTCGACGTCTTCCTGACCGACTCCACCAACGCCGAGGTACCCGGTTTCACCACCTCCGAAAGTGAGCTGAACCCCGCGATCGAGCAGGTCCTGCGCACCGCACCGCGCCGGGTCATCGTCTCCAGCTTCGCCAGTCATGTGCACCGTATCCAGCAGGTACTCGACGCCGCTCACCTGCACGGACGCAAGGTCGCTTTCGTGGGGAGGTCGATGGTCCGCAACATGGGCATCGCCCGTGACCTCGGCTATCTGAAGGTTCCGTCCGGGCTGGTCGTCGGCCTCAAGGAGCTGGAGAAGCTGCCGGACCACAAGATCGCTCTGGTCTGCACCGGCTCTCAGGGCGAGCCGATGGCCGCGCTGTCCCGGATGGCCAACCGGGACCATATGATCCGGATCGGCAAGGGCGACACCGTTCTGCTCGCCAGTTCGCTGATCCCGGGTAACGAGAACGCCATCTACCGGGTCATCAACGGGCTGACCCGGTGGGGGGCCAACGTCGTGCACAAGGGCAACGCCAAGGTGCACGTCTCGGGGCATGCCAGTGCCGGTGAGCTCGTGTACTGCTACAACATCGTCAAGCCCCGGCACGTCATGCCGGTACACGGCGAATGGCGCCATCTGCGCGCCAACGGCGATCTCGCCATCCGCACCGGCGTCGACCCCAAGCGGGTCGTCATCGCCGAGGACGGCGTCGTCGTCGACCTCGTCAACGGGCGGGCGTCCATCACAGGCAAGGTGCCCGCGGGCAACGTCTACGTGGATGGCATGACGGTCGGCGGCGCCACCGAGGCGTCACTGAAGGACCGCCTCACCCTCGCGGAGGAGGGGGTCGTCACGGTGGTGGCGATCGTCAATGCCGACACGGGCGCTCTCGCCGAGCCGCCCGACTTCCTGGCCCGTGGCTTCGTCCACGACAGCGCCACCTTCGACCCGGTGATCCCGGTGATCGAGAAGACCCTTGCCACCGCGGCAAAGGAGGGCGTCGGAGACGTGCACCAGCTGGAGCAGCTCATCAGCCGGGCAGTGGCCTCCTGGGCGTTCAGGACGCATCGTCGTAATCCGCTGATCATCCCGGTCATCATCGACGCCTGA
- a CDS encoding MarR family winged helix-turn-helix transcriptional regulator, whose protein sequence is MDESELADQMLTCVTRIRRVLDERLKQHGVSVPRKRVLGALAEGPRRQSTLATEFDVAPRTITELVDGLERDGLVERRDDPKDRRARLVHITAAGEHTNDVAMATRRAVITEIFADLSGEQCATLSRMLTGLSDRVGAMTAAPGPAPGELGAGIPLDFLAGPGA, encoded by the coding sequence GTGGACGAGTCCGAGCTGGCCGACCAGATGCTGACGTGCGTCACCCGGATCCGCCGGGTGCTGGACGAACGGCTGAAACAGCACGGTGTTTCCGTCCCCCGCAAGCGCGTGCTCGGCGCTCTGGCCGAAGGGCCGAGGAGACAGAGCACACTGGCCACCGAGTTCGATGTCGCACCGCGCACGATCACCGAGCTGGTGGACGGCCTCGAGCGCGACGGGCTCGTGGAGCGTCGCGACGATCCGAAGGACCGCCGGGCACGGCTGGTGCACATCACTGCGGCGGGCGAGCACACCAACGATGTGGCGATGGCCACCCGCCGAGCCGTGATCACAGAGATCTTCGCGGATCTGTCGGGCGAGCAGTGCGCCACGCTCTCCCGGATGCTCACCGGGCTGAGCGACCGCGTGGGGGCGATGACCGCGGCGCCGGGCCCCGCGCCGGGCGAGCTGGGCGCGGGCATCCCGCTGGACTTCCTCGCGGGCCCCGGCGCATAG
- a CDS encoding GH92 family glycosyl hydrolase translates to MLPAVLRSRTAGALGALLLTVLGVGGLTAAPAHAGTLPLTQYADPFVGTDDSNAPNPVGGGAGGSTYPGAVVPFGGVQFSPDTPTASPSGYRYSDKSIEDFSLTHFDGAGCQNNEDLPLMPVTGALGSSPGSNWTSYASGYTKSSESASPGYYRNRLDKYSTDVELTATTRTGMGRLTYPSSASSRLLINTGRSATGNRSGSVNISGSEVTGSVTAGGFCGSSKTYQIYFDLRFDRTPTGHGTWSGGTVNSDSTSASGTNTGAYLTFDTTGSATVQFKIGLSYVSVNGAKANVTSENNGWDFGAVRTAADTSWNGILNRAQVTGGATAELRKFYTSLYHVFQSPNISSDVNGDYRGFDGAVHNSAHPVYQNYSGWDIYRSWAALIALIAPSEAADIAKSMVLDGQQGGLLPKWSQQTNEDFVMTGDPGPIIISSMYAFGVRDFDTSSALSLMEKASSGGTAQGSPIRGNQSTYTSLHYLPGAPSDSLEYSASDFAVAQFAKALGNTGSYGTHMTRAQWWRNTYGSESGYVQPRSSDGSWSWPLDPASQNNFTEGNAAQYTWMVPYDFTDLINSMGGRQTAVQRLDHHFTQVNAGQSLPYYYIGNEPEHGVPWAYNYARDPAGASDAVRKVMTESFTTGAGGLPGNDDLGATSAWYVWAALGMYPATPGADTLAANGPQFPSVLLQRPGGNITINSSGSGGYVQGLKVGGSATSHNYLRYPDVAGGATLDYTMGSAPSTTWGTGASDVPPSFQDGANAVPAAPELGTDLAKGRAVTNSAPCATAESGDKAVDGSLRNNSKWCSLAADPTLQVDLGSAQTVSSFVVKHAGLGGENTGWNTGAFQIQTSTDGTNWSTAATVSGSRSSRTYNAVSPRQARYVRLAISSPGNVSGTTAARIYELEVYGGSQSDLAVGRTATGSAACGSAETPDKAVNGSYGGGNTDKWCSLASGTKTLQVDLGASHALSSVTVRHAGAGGEDAAWDTKDFDISTSANGTDWTTAAEVRGNTADSTTHQVTATARYVRLSVITPAQNTDAAARIYELEVYGSQGLSRNP, encoded by the coding sequence GTGCTCCCAGCAGTGCTCAGATCCCGAACCGCCGGCGCGTTAGGCGCCCTCCTCCTGACCGTCCTCGGCGTCGGCGGCCTCACCGCCGCACCGGCCCACGCCGGGACGCTGCCGTTGACCCAGTACGCCGATCCGTTCGTCGGTACCGATGACAGCAACGCGCCCAACCCGGTGGGCGGCGGCGCGGGCGGAAGCACCTATCCGGGGGCCGTAGTGCCCTTCGGCGGGGTGCAGTTCAGCCCTGACACCCCGACGGCCTCGCCGTCCGGCTACCGCTACTCGGACAAGTCCATCGAGGACTTCAGCCTCACCCACTTCGACGGCGCAGGCTGCCAGAACAACGAGGACCTCCCGCTGATGCCGGTCACCGGCGCTCTCGGCTCCTCCCCCGGCAGCAACTGGACCAGCTACGCGTCGGGGTACACCAAGTCCAGCGAGTCCGCTTCGCCCGGCTACTACCGCAACCGCCTCGACAAGTACTCCACCGACGTCGAACTGACGGCCACCACCCGCACCGGTATGGGCCGGCTGACATATCCGTCGTCCGCCTCGTCCCGGCTGCTGATCAACACCGGACGCAGCGCGACCGGCAATCGATCGGGTTCGGTGAACATCAGCGGTTCCGAGGTCACGGGCAGTGTCACGGCGGGCGGCTTCTGCGGCTCGTCGAAGACCTACCAGATCTACTTCGATCTGCGCTTCGACCGGACACCGACCGGCCACGGCACATGGTCGGGCGGCACCGTCAACTCCGACTCGACCAGTGCGAGCGGCACCAACACCGGCGCCTATCTCACCTTCGACACGACCGGTTCCGCGACCGTGCAGTTCAAGATCGGCCTGAGCTACGTGAGCGTCAACGGCGCCAAGGCGAACGTCACATCGGAGAACAACGGCTGGGACTTCGGGGCGGTCCGCACCGCCGCCGACACCTCCTGGAACGGCATACTCAACCGCGCCCAGGTCACCGGCGGCGCCACCGCCGAACTGCGGAAGTTCTACACATCGCTCTACCACGTCTTCCAGAGCCCGAACATCTCCAGTGACGTCAACGGCGACTACCGGGGCTTCGACGGCGCGGTGCACAACTCCGCACATCCCGTCTACCAGAACTACTCCGGGTGGGACATCTACCGTTCCTGGGCCGCCCTGATCGCTCTGATCGCCCCGTCCGAAGCCGCCGACATCGCGAAGTCGATGGTTCTCGACGGCCAGCAGGGCGGACTGCTGCCCAAGTGGTCGCAGCAGACCAACGAGGACTTCGTCATGACCGGCGATCCGGGGCCGATCATCATCAGCAGCATGTACGCCTTCGGAGTGAGGGACTTCGACACCTCATCGGCTCTGTCACTGATGGAGAAGGCATCCAGCGGCGGCACCGCGCAGGGCTCCCCCATCCGCGGGAACCAGTCGACGTACACCAGCCTCCACTACCTTCCGGGAGCCCCGTCGGACTCGCTGGAGTACTCCGCATCGGACTTCGCGGTGGCCCAGTTCGCCAAGGCACTGGGCAACACCGGCAGTTACGGCACTCACATGACTCGCGCCCAGTGGTGGCGCAACACCTACGGCTCCGAATCCGGATATGTGCAGCCGCGCAGCTCCGACGGCAGCTGGAGCTGGCCGCTGGACCCGGCGAGCCAGAACAACTTCACCGAGGGCAACGCGGCGCAGTACACCTGGATGGTGCCGTACGACTTCACCGACCTGATCAACTCGATGGGCGGCCGGCAGACTGCCGTACAGCGGCTCGACCATCACTTCACCCAGGTCAACGCGGGGCAGAGTCTCCCGTACTACTACATTGGCAACGAGCCGGAGCACGGGGTGCCGTGGGCGTACAACTACGCCCGGGACCCGGCGGGTGCGTCCGATGCCGTACGCAAGGTGATGACGGAGTCCTTCACCACCGGCGCCGGCGGCCTGCCGGGCAACGACGATCTGGGGGCGACATCGGCCTGGTACGTGTGGGCGGCACTCGGCATGTACCCGGCGACGCCGGGTGCGGACACACTCGCCGCGAACGGGCCCCAGTTCCCCTCCGTGCTGCTCCAGCGGCCCGGCGGGAACATCACCATCAACTCGTCGGGCAGTGGCGGCTACGTGCAGGGGCTGAAGGTCGGCGGCAGCGCCACCAGCCACAACTACCTGCGGTATCCCGATGTCGCGGGCGGCGCCACGCTCGACTACACGATGGGCTCGGCACCCAGTACGACCTGGGGCACCGGCGCATCCGACGTGCCGCCCTCCTTCCAGGACGGCGCCAACGCGGTGCCGGCCGCTCCGGAGCTCGGCACCGACCTCGCCAAGGGCAGAGCCGTCACGAACTCGGCGCCCTGCGCGACGGCGGAGTCCGGGGACAAGGCCGTGGACGGCTCGCTGAGGAACAACAGCAAATGGTGTTCCCTGGCGGCGGATCCCACGCTCCAGGTCGATCTGGGATCGGCGCAGACCGTCTCGTCGTTCGTGGTGAAGCACGCGGGGCTCGGTGGTGAGAACACCGGCTGGAACACCGGTGCGTTCCAGATCCAGACGAGCACCGACGGCACCAACTGGTCGACGGCCGCCACCGTCTCCGGATCACGTTCCAGCCGCACCTACAACGCGGTCTCGCCCCGGCAGGCCCGCTACGTCAGGCTTGCCATCTCCTCCCCCGGCAACGTGTCGGGCACCACGGCAGCCAGGATCTACGAGCTCGAGGTGTACGGCGGCAGCCAGAGTGATCTCGCGGTGGGCCGTACCGCCACCGGCTCCGCCGCCTGCGGCAGTGCGGAAACACCCGACAAAGCGGTCAACGGCAGTTACGGGGGCGGCAACACCGATAAGTGGTGCTCACTGGCCTCCGGCACGAAGACCCTCCAGGTGGACCTGGGCGCCTCCCACGCACTGTCCTCCGTCACCGTCCGGCATGCCGGCGCCGGTGGCGAGGACGCGGCCTGGGACACCAAGGACTTCGACATCAGCACATCGGCCAACGGCACCGACTGGACCACGGCCGCCGAGGTCCGCGGCAACACCGCCGACTCCACCACCCACCAGGTGACCGCCACAGCCCGTTATGTCCGCCTGAGCGTGATCACCCCGGCCCAGAACACCGACGCGGCGGCCCGGATCTACGAACTGGAGGTCTACGGAAGCCAAGGGCTGTCCCGTAATCCCTGA
- a CDS encoding DUF4142 domain-containing protein: protein MRIPGNMAGTALVSGGLVFTLAALAYPAIVGVQKTSSAPSRVIASTRYGPLTEADRDFVVKVRAAGLWEFPAGEMALRKGTTAAARTAGQHLVAGHAGLDATCRKVAPALGITLPNQASPQQQGFVATLSSDQGKQFDTDLANILRTTHGQIFPAIANIRATTKNSLVRALADQANDTVLDHITVLEKTGLVNFDSVLFQETTPPTLPPSQITPPPPQPGAPVVALTPPAGLPTATPAPTPTVG, encoded by the coding sequence GTGCGCATACCCGGGAACATGGCGGGCACCGCCTTGGTGAGCGGTGGCCTGGTATTCACCCTGGCCGCGCTCGCCTATCCCGCCATAGTCGGGGTGCAGAAGACGTCCAGTGCCCCGTCCCGGGTCATCGCCAGCACCCGCTACGGCCCGCTGACCGAAGCCGACCGCGACTTCGTCGTCAAGGTGCGCGCGGCAGGGCTGTGGGAGTTCCCCGCAGGCGAGATGGCCCTGCGCAAGGGCACGACCGCAGCAGCCAGGACCGCGGGCCAGCATCTGGTGGCCGGGCACGCCGGACTCGACGCCACCTGCCGCAAAGTCGCTCCCGCCCTGGGGATCACCCTGCCCAACCAGGCGTCCCCGCAACAGCAGGGGTTCGTGGCGACGCTCTCGTCGGACCAGGGAAAGCAGTTCGACACCGACCTCGCCAACATCCTGCGCACCACGCACGGCCAGATCTTCCCGGCCATCGCCAATATCCGGGCCACCACCAAGAACAGCCTGGTCCGCGCTCTGGCCGACCAGGCCAACGACACCGTCCTCGATCACATCACCGTCCTGGAGAAGACCGGTCTGGTGAACTTCGACTCGGTGCTCTTCCAGGAGACCACCCCGCCGACGCTGCCCCCCAGCCAGATCACCCCGCCCCCGCCCCAGCCCGGAGCCCCGGTCGTCGCCCTCACCCCGCCCGCGGGCCTGCCGACGGCGACGCCGGCCCCCACACCGACGGTCGGGTGA
- a CDS encoding LacI family DNA-binding transcriptional regulator, translated as MKRPTMKDVARAAGVSPMTVSRVVSGEPGVSPGTAARVGQAVRQLGYQRNDTARHLRQKNLGTATIAVVVDDLANPFYALMVRSIEDEAHRRGHVVLVGSTNDEPRREREVIAAFTARRVDGLIIVPTIGSHTFLKQPMEGGTRVVCVDRPARGLTVDTVTVDNRAGAERAVTHLLGHGHTRIAYLGDRFDIWTQAERYAGYLDALAARGIPEDPALVRHELRSHRKAHAALAGLRALPDPPTALFTSNDIITMGVLDGLDHPAPVAIVGFDDLPLAERLNPPLTVVSQDPVAIGGTAANLLFSRIAGDISAPRSVVLLTRFIVRGSGESRARPAGG; from the coding sequence GTGAAGCGCCCGACGATGAAGGACGTGGCCCGTGCGGCAGGGGTCAGCCCCATGACGGTCTCGCGCGTCGTCTCCGGCGAGCCCGGGGTGTCGCCCGGTACTGCGGCAAGGGTCGGGCAGGCGGTGCGGCAACTGGGGTACCAGCGCAATGACACCGCACGCCATCTGCGGCAGAAGAATCTCGGCACCGCCACGATCGCTGTCGTGGTCGACGATCTCGCAAACCCCTTCTACGCGCTCATGGTGCGCTCCATCGAGGACGAGGCGCACCGGCGCGGTCATGTCGTCCTCGTCGGCAGTACCAACGACGAACCACGACGCGAACGTGAGGTCATCGCCGCGTTCACGGCCCGCCGGGTGGACGGCCTGATCATCGTCCCGACCATCGGCAGCCACACCTTCCTCAAGCAGCCCATGGAGGGCGGTACCCGTGTCGTGTGTGTCGACCGTCCGGCCAGGGGCCTCACCGTCGATACGGTGACCGTCGACAACCGGGCCGGAGCCGAGCGCGCCGTCACTCACCTGCTCGGCCACGGGCACACCCGTATCGCCTACCTCGGCGACCGGTTCGACATCTGGACCCAGGCCGAGCGGTACGCCGGCTATCTCGACGCCCTTGCCGCCCGCGGTATCCCCGAGGACCCCGCCCTCGTCCGGCACGAACTGCGCTCCCACCGGAAGGCGCACGCTGCCCTGGCCGGACTGCGGGCCCTCCCCGATCCGCCCACCGCCCTGTTCACCAGTAACGACATCATCACCATGGGCGTGCTCGACGGTCTCGACCACCCTGCCCCGGTCGCCATCGTGGGCTTCGACGACCTGCCGCTCGCGGAGCGGCTCAATCCCCCGCTGACCGTGGTCAGCCAGGACCCCGTGGCCATCGGCGGGACCGCGGCCAATCTGCTCTTCTCCCGTATAGCGGGTGACATCTCCGCCCCGCGCTCCGTGGTGCTGCTGACCCGCTTCATCGTGCGTGGCTCCGGCGAGTCCAGGGCGCGGCCGGCCGGCGGCTGA
- a CDS encoding glycoside hydrolase family 27 protein yields the protein MSHERHTGRQRLAACAASFTLLVGGVTTGAGALALAATAAVTADIATAPSAEAADNGLALTPQMGFNNWNSTGCGSQFNEAMVKGIADLFVSQGLKAAGYTYVNLDDCWALPNRDASGNLVADPVRFPDGIKAVADYVHSKGLKFGLYSSAGTKTCNSAGFPGGLGHEKQDAALWASWGVDYLKYDNCNNTGVDAQQRYKAMGDALKATGRPILYSICEWGSNQPWNWAPPIGNSWRTTGDISDSWSSMINIAHQNQSLASYAKPGAWNDPDMLEVGNGGMTDAEYRTHFSLWSEMASPLLIGSDIRSASAATLAILKNTDVIAVDQDSLGKQGTVVSSSGGHVVMSKPLANGDRAVTLTNEGGSAATVGTTAAAAGLPSGSAYRLSNLWSKAVSTTSGSISATVPPHGTVMYRVSVGSGDSTGTAHPLVGASSHRCLDVVGGATTPGTGIEIWDCNGAADQRTTFTAAGELRLYGGSQCLDAYDNQTASGTKVELWTCNGGANQKWKLNPDGTVTGTQSGLCLDVTGGDKPAGNVNGTALELWTCNGGANQQWSLG from the coding sequence ATGTCCCACGAACGACACACCGGCAGGCAGCGCTTGGCTGCCTGCGCCGCCTCCTTCACCCTCCTCGTCGGTGGGGTCACCACCGGGGCGGGAGCCCTGGCGCTGGCCGCCACCGCTGCCGTCACCGCCGACATCGCCACGGCGCCGTCCGCGGAGGCCGCTGACAACGGCCTTGCCCTGACCCCGCAGATGGGCTTCAACAACTGGAACTCCACCGGTTGCGGTTCGCAGTTCAACGAGGCGATGGTCAAGGGCATCGCCGACCTCTTCGTCTCGCAGGGACTCAAAGCGGCCGGTTACACCTACGTCAACCTCGACGACTGCTGGGCGCTGCCGAACCGCGACGCGTCCGGCAACCTGGTCGCGGACCCCGTACGGTTTCCCGACGGCATCAAGGCAGTCGCCGACTATGTGCACTCCAAGGGGCTGAAGTTCGGCCTCTACTCCAGCGCCGGCACCAAGACGTGCAACAGTGCCGGATTCCCCGGCGGTCTCGGGCACGAGAAGCAGGACGCCGCGCTGTGGGCGTCCTGGGGGGTCGACTACCTGAAGTACGACAACTGCAACAACACCGGTGTGGACGCACAGCAGCGCTACAAAGCCATGGGCGACGCGCTGAAGGCCACCGGCCGGCCGATCCTCTACAGCATCTGCGAGTGGGGCTCCAACCAGCCCTGGAACTGGGCGCCGCCGATCGGCAACTCCTGGCGCACCACAGGCGACATCAGTGACTCCTGGTCGAGCATGATCAATATCGCCCATCAGAACCAGTCGCTCGCGTCCTACGCCAAACCTGGTGCGTGGAACGACCCGGACATGCTGGAGGTCGGCAACGGCGGCATGACGGACGCCGAGTACCGCACCCACTTCAGCCTCTGGTCGGAGATGGCGTCGCCACTGCTCATCGGCAGCGACATCCGCAGCGCGAGCGCCGCCACCCTGGCGATACTGAAGAACACCGACGTGATCGCGGTCGACCAGGATTCGCTGGGCAAGCAGGGCACCGTGGTCTCGTCCTCCGGCGGCCACGTGGTCATGTCCAAGCCACTCGCCAACGGTGACCGCGCGGTCACCCTCACCAACGAGGGCGGATCTGCGGCGACCGTCGGCACCACGGCCGCTGCGGCCGGCCTGCCGTCCGGCTCCGCGTACCGGCTCTCCAATCTCTGGTCCAAGGCCGTCTCGACGACAAGCGGATCGATCAGCGCCACGGTGCCCCCGCACGGCACCGTGATGTACCGGGTCTCCGTCGGCAGCGGCGACAGCACCGGTACCGCCCACCCGCTGGTCGGCGCCTCCTCGCACCGCTGCCTGGATGTCGTGGGCGGCGCGACGACCCCGGGCACCGGTATCGAGATCTGGGACTGCAACGGCGCCGCCGACCAGCGGACGACCTTCACCGCCGCCGGTGAGCTCCGCCTCTACGGCGGCTCGCAGTGCCTGGACGCCTATGACAACCAGACCGCCTCGGGTACCAAGGTGGAACTCTGGACCTGTAACGGCGGGGCCAACCAGAAATGGAAGCTCAACCCCGACGGGACCGTCACCGGCACCCAGTCCGGACTCTGCCTCGATGTCACCGGCGGCGACAAGCCCGCGGGGAATGTCAACGGCACCGCGCTGGAGCTCTGGACCTGCAACGGTGGCGCCAACCAGCAGTGGAGCCTCGGGTAG